The Methanosarcina barkeri MS DNA window CAAATATTCCGCGGACCCAGGGAATTAAAGGAGTTATATATTCAGGAATTACTACTGTCATCAGAATCACCTGTCTGCTTCACTGGTACACCCGTCCATGCTGCCCGAGATTGCTGCCACATCTGCAACAGTCGTACCTATTATAAGGGGAGGTAGAGCTTGCAGGGTAGGATAGTAAGGTCCTCTAATCTTTACTCTGTATGGCTTGTCCGAACCGTCGGAAATCATGTACATTCCCATTTCCCCTCGTGGGTCTTCCACCCTGTAGAATACCTCACCGGCAGGAACTCTCATTACAGGGGTTCTCCTGCCGTACAGTGAACCTTCAGGAAAGAGCGGGCCGCTTGGAATCTGGTCGAAGCACTGTTCCAGGATATAGATACTTTCTCTGATCTCATCAAGCCTGACCTGTACTCTTGCAAAACAGTCTCCTGCGGTTTCAGTGCAGACTTTGAAATCAAGGTCTTTATAGACCAGATAAGGCTCGTTTTTCCGGATGTCAAAAGGCACACCGGTTGCACGCAAAGGAGGCCCTGAGACCCCAAGGTTCTTTGCGACATCAGCAGTCAGGACACCAACTCCGACAGTCCTTTCCCTGTAGATCCTGTCAGTGTGGAACATTTCCTCAAAATCGTCAACTGATTTTTTAAGGTTGTTTAGGACAGGAATTGCTTTTTCTTTAAACCCCTCAGGAAGGTCGTCGCGTACTCCTCCGAACTTAAGATAACTATGAGTAATTCTGGCTCCTGTGATCATATCAATCAGGCTCAGGACTTCTTCTCTTTCCCTGATCGTGTACATGAACATGGAGACAAAACCAATGAATTCCCCAAACTCGCCCATACCCAGCAGGTGACTCTGAATTCTTGTAAGCTCGTCAAGAATAACCCTGATATATTGAGACCTTTCAGGCGGTTCGATGCCAAGTAATTTCTCGGTACAGCCTACAAAACATTCTTCATTTACAAGGGCCACAAGATAGCAGATCCTGTCCACGATTGTGATTCCCTGAAGGTAAGTCTTATTCTCCAGAATCTTTTCAATACCTTTATGAATGAAACCCAGTTCTATGTCAGCATCCACGACTGTTTCCCCTTTCAACCTCAGGTTTAGCCTGAAAGGGCCGGGCTGCATGGGATGCTGAGGTCCCAGGTGTACGATCATCTCATCTGGTTCAAGCTTTTCTTCCATTTCTCACCCTCACACCAGATTTCTGGCCGTCTTATTCGGAAAGCCCTCGTAATCTTTCCTGAGGGGCCATTCCCCAAGCATATCTTCGGGAAGTACAAGTGGCTTCAGGTTCGGATGGTTTTTAAAAAGAATCCCGAAAAGCTCGTAAGTTTCTCTTTCGTACCAGTTTGCATTCCAGTACACCGATACAATGGATTCGATTTCCGGATTTTCCCTTGGAAGCCTGACCTTAAGCGTCAGAACCACAGGATGATTATATGATGCTATATGATAGACTACCTCAAACTCATTCCTTTTTATGTAGTCCACTCCGCAAACTGAGCAGAGGTGGTCAAATTGAAGGGAACCCTTAAGGTACTGGCATACTTTTTTCACCTTCTCCCTATCCACGTATGCCCTGGCACGGATTTCGGACTCAGCGGTTTTTTCGGAGATTGCCTCAGGAAATGCACCTGTTAACGACTTGAGAATTTCTGCTACATCCATAATTTTCCCTCGAATAACTCTGAAAGTTCAGAAGAACCTCAGTAATCTTAATACTCCGTGCCCAGGTCTTTTTTGGCTTTGATTTTTTCCTGTAGTTCCACAAATCCCTGAAGCATTGCTTCTGGTCTTGGAGGGCATCCTGGAACGAAGACATCGATTGGAAATATTTCATCAATATTCTGGACAGTGCTGTATGATTCATAAAATGGGCCGCCACTAATTGAACAATCTCCAAAGGCGATGACCCATTTCGGAGAAGGCATCTGTTCCCAGAGTCTTTTTAAAGCAGGCAGGTACTTCTTTGTCACGTAGCCGCTTATGAGCATGACATCAGCCTGCCTAGGAGAGTTTCTCGGAATGATTCCAAAGCGGTCCGTGTCATAATGAGCACAGCCCATTGCAATCATCTCGACTCCGCAACAACCCATTGGCTGGGTCATAAACCATAGCGAATTTTTCCTTCCCCAGTTGATTATATCCTGAACCTTAGTTTTCTTGAGAAATTCACTGATCGCATTGCTTGTTGTTGTGATAACTCCAGGAATTTCTTCTTCCGAGGTCTCATAGGGTTTACTCGTTTTTTTCTCCTTCACTTCACCCATGTAAGGGCCCCCTTTTTCCAGAGATAAATGTATCCAAAGAGCAATATAAAAATAAAGGCCAACATCTCAACCACTGCAAGAGAGGTGATCCCATGTCCCTTATAGACTGTAACCCATGGATAAAGGAAAAGCACCTCTATATCAAAGAGCACAAAAGCGATCGCATAAAGATAATACTCAACATTGAACTGGATCCTTGCAGTTCCTGTGGGAACCGAACCCGACTCATATGTCGTGTATTTGCCGGCTGCCTTGCTCCTCGGGCTCAGTTGCTTTACCATAAACATTGTCATTGGAGGCATAATAAGTGCCACGACAAGGAATATTGCAACTGGTATGTAGCTATCAATTATTTCAGACATTAATATCACCTGTTAAAGTGTAGCAACCTGAAATTGCAGCATTACATGACACGAATTTTGGGTTTTTGGACAAAAAACTGCGTCCAAGCAATCGGGTTTTAGGAAAATTGCTTTCGGTCCAGACACAGGTCCTTTTATAGATGCCTGAGTCCACAGAGATCTTTAATTTCGATAAAATGATCCCTTTTTACAGGCATTTACTTCTGGGCTTTGAAAATTTAGATTTCTTTTCCCGGAATTGTATGATAATTGCCAGAATTTCAGGAGAATTCCTGCTTCAGGCAGCACAGGTACAATTGAGTGAGATTAATATATTCAATAATTTAAATTGTTTGAAATTGTTTGAAATTGTTTGAAATTGTTTAAAATTGTTTGAAATTGTTTGAAATTATTTAAAATTGTTTGAAATTACAGAACCCCATATTAATTGCTGCAAACGGATGTGTAGTTATTTATCGCTATTTGCTAGATAATTAATAATATATAAATATTAAGTTCAAATAATTAAAATCTGTTTTTCGAATATGGATATGTTTTAAAAATTGGAGTAAAGTACTGGTCGTTTGTGGAATTATATAAGTTATGCATATGTTATTCTTCTCCAGCTCCCCCAACATAAATAATATTATTTATGTTATATATAAGTAAGCGTCATATAAACACAATAAGTATATATATACTTTAATTATTTTAAATTGAATAAAACATTCATATATAATAACATAAATAATCATGAGAAATTCCCAGAATAAAAGGTTTTTCATGCCTCGCAGAAAATAAAAATAATAAAGGATTAATAAAAATTAGGCCATCCTGCTGCAGAATTTGAGATGGAAGCCCACCTGTATATTTTGCGAGATATGAATAAAACCAATAGCAGAATCATCAGTGAAGCGGTATAAAATAGTTGGCAGAAAATAAATAAATTACACATTATCGAGTACAACAAATTGCTGCATTCACGATAAAGAGAATATTCACGATAAAGAGATATACTTTTTAGTATAGTCCCGAGAACACACTGTACCAATACATTATAATAAGTCTTTTCATGATAGAAAAACTGGTGGAATCGCATGAAGATTAATGACAATTGTGTAGGGTGCGGCCAGTGTGCTTCGTTTTGCAAAAAGGGAGCAATCGAGGTAAGAGGAAAGGCACGAGCTACTGATGCCTGCATAGACTGCGGGATCTGCGTTCTCTACTGCCCTGTTAAGGCCATAGAGGTGGTAGCATGAAAGCGATTGTAATCGGTGCGGGACTTGGAGGACTCTTAAGTGCAGCCAGGCTCTCAAAGGCAGGATACCAGGTAGACGTTTTTGAAAGGCTTCCTATCACAGGAGGAAGGTTTACAAATCTCCCTTACAAAGGCTTCCAGCTTTCGAGCGGAGCTTTCCATATCCTTCCCCATGGACCTGCAGGCCCTCTAGCTAAGTTTCTCAAAGAAGTCGGAGCCGATGTAAAGATTGTGCGGTCCGATGATACAATTATACGCGTGCCCCAGAAAAAAGGCATCCAGGATTATGAAAAAGGATTCAAAGATATTTCGTTTACCGATTTTTCCACACTTCTCTCGCATAAAGAACGCCTGAAGATCGCTCTTCTCATAGTGAGCACGCGAAAGAATCGACCGACAGGAAGCAGTTTGCAGGCATGGATCAGGTCCCAGTTTAAGGACGAATGGCTTGTGAGATTTGCCGATGCTTTCTGCGGCTGGGCATTGAGCCTTAAAAGTGACGAAGTTCCTGTGGAAGAAATTTTCGAGATAATTGAAAACATGTACAGATTCGGCGGCCCAGGAGTTCCTATTGGCGGATGCAAAGGGATTATCGATGCTCTGGAAAGTGTGATTGCTGCACACGACGGAAAGATTCATACCGAGACCGAGGTTTCAAAAATCCTTGTGGAAAACGGGAAAGCCGCAGGTGTACTTGTTGGCGAAGAGGCTCATAAAGCAGACCTGGTCATCAGCAATTTAGGGCATGCTGCAACGGCATGTCTTTGCGCGGAGGCCCTGTCAGGTGAGAAAGCTTCAGAATACCTCCAAAGACTTGAAACCCTGAAGCCTTCTGCCGGCATAAAGATTTGCCTTGCTGCAGGCGAACCGCTTGTAGGGCATTCGGGTGTCCTTCTAACCCCATATGCAAAAAGAGTGAATGGGATAAACGAGGTTACGCAGGTCG harbors:
- the fpoD gene encoding F420H2 dehydrogenase subunit FpoD, whose amino-acid sequence is MEEKLEPDEMIVHLGPQHPMQPGPFRLNLRLKGETVVDADIELGFIHKGIEKILENKTYLQGITIVDRICYLVALVNEECFVGCTEKLLGIEPPERSQYIRVILDELTRIQSHLLGMGEFGEFIGFVSMFMYTIREREEVLSLIDMITGARITHSYLKFGGVRDDLPEGFKEKAIPVLNNLKKSVDDFEEMFHTDRIYRERTVGVGVLTADVAKNLGVSGPPLRATGVPFDIRKNEPYLVYKDLDFKVCTETAGDCFARVQVRLDEIRESIYILEQCFDQIPSGPLFPEGSLYGRRTPVMRVPAGEVFYRVEDPRGEMGMYMISDGSDKPYRVKIRGPYYPTLQALPPLIIGTTVADVAAISGSMDGCTSEADR
- the fpoC gene encoding F420H2 dehydrogenase subunit FpoC gives rise to the protein MDVAEILKSLTGAFPEAISEKTAESEIRARAYVDREKVKKVCQYLKGSLQFDHLCSVCGVDYIKRNEFEVVYHIASYNHPVVLTLKVRLPRENPEIESIVSVYWNANWYERETYELFGILFKNHPNLKPLVLPEDMLGEWPLRKDYEGFPNKTARNLV
- the fpoB gene encoding F(420)H(2) dehydrogenase subunit B, producing the protein MGEVKEKKTSKPYETSEEEIPGVITTTSNAISEFLKKTKVQDIINWGRKNSLWFMTQPMGCCGVEMIAMGCAHYDTDRFGIIPRNSPRQADVMLISGYVTKKYLPALKRLWEQMPSPKWVIAFGDCSISGGPFYESYSTVQNIDEIFPIDVFVPGCPPRPEAMLQGFVELQEKIKAKKDLGTEY
- the fpoA gene encoding F420H2 dehydrogenase subunit FpoA, producing the protein MSEIIDSYIPVAIFLVVALIMPPMTMFMVKQLSPRSKAAGKYTTYESGSVPTGTARIQFNVEYYLYAIAFVLFDIEVLFLYPWVTVYKGHGITSLAVVEMLAFIFILLFGYIYLWKKGALTWVK
- a CDS encoding 4Fe-4S binding protein, which translates into the protein MKINDNCVGCGQCASFCKKGAIEVRGKARATDACIDCGICVLYCPVKAIEVVA
- a CDS encoding phytoene desaturase family protein gives rise to the protein MKAIVIGAGLGGLLSAARLSKAGYQVDVFERLPITGGRFTNLPYKGFQLSSGAFHILPHGPAGPLAKFLKEVGADVKIVRSDDTIIRVPQKKGIQDYEKGFKDISFTDFSTLLSHKERLKIALLIVSTRKNRPTGSSLQAWIRSQFKDEWLVRFADAFCGWALSLKSDEVPVEEIFEIIENMYRFGGPGVPIGGCKGIIDALESVIAAHDGKIHTETEVSKILVENGKAAGVLVGEEAHKADLVISNLGHAATACLCAEALSGEKASEYLQRLETLKPSAGIKICLAAGEPLVGHSGVLLTPYAKRVNGINEVTQVDPKLAPPGKHLTMSHQYVAPENVKNLEAEIELGLKDLKNIFPNKKYEVLLIQSYHDSWPVNRAASGTDPGNETPVPGLYVVGDGAKGKGGIEVEGVALGVAATMKKILE